The genomic region TTAACTAAAGTGCCGCTATAGTGTCCCGGAGCCGGGTGAACAACTATGCCCTGGGGCTTGTTTAACACACAAATATCGCTATCTTGATACACGACATTTATGGGTATATCTTCAGCATTAACATTGGGTTCTTTTGGCTGAGGGATCAAAAGAGATATGGTTTGCCCTTTTTGTAATTTAATGTTAGCTTTAGACAGACGCTGGCCCTCTACAATTGCATTGCCATCTTTTATTAGTTTTTGAATTTTAGACCTAGATAGTCCTGTCTCTTCAGCTAAAAAAACATCCACTCTCGTATTATTCTCTTGACAGGTTAAGACTTTTTCTTCTTGCAAGAATTTAACCCTCCCCTGTTTTTTCTTGTATCATATCAAAAACTAAAACATCTAGTGCAAAAAGTGCTACACCGACAACTATAGCTATATCAGCCACGTTAAATATCGGCGACCAAATTTTAAAGTCAATAAAATCTATAACTTCACCTAAGTAAATTCTATCAATTAAGTTCCCTAATGCTCCTCCTATTTGTAAAGAGAAAGCAAGCTTTAGAACCCATTTTTCACTGGGAAGCTTATATATATAATAACTTAACACAACAGTTACTAAAATCGTAACCACAATAAAAAATAACCTTTGGTGTGGTAATATTCCAAAAGCTGCCCCTGGATTTGTCCAAAGTGTAATATGTAAAAAGTTTTCGATTAAAGGAATGCTTTCACTTATGTCCATTAAGTTGTATGCCAAAAGCTTACTTATTTGATCTAAAGCTATGATGATTATTATGATAACAGGATAAAGCACTAGTATCTCTCCCTTGACTTAGAAGTATGTAACAAATCAATTTTAGCAGATACTTTAAAAATTGTCTATATAATTAAATTAAGTCACCTGTAACGGTGACTAATACTGAGAGGAATCCAAGTGCTTTTGTGAACTTGCTTTACCACATTGAGCGCATATTGTAGTGTACGGAATTGCTTCTAAACGCTGATTTTCTATTTCACTTCCGCAGCTATCGCATAAGCCATATTGGTCAGAATCGATTTTTTTAAGTGCATCGTCTATTTTTTTTATTTCTGCATCACTATTATCTTTAAGTGCTAAGTCTTTCTCCTTTTCATATAGTTCGCTTGCCAACTCCCCTGGATGATTATCGTAAGTAGATAAATCTTGAGTTTGATCTCTAAGAGAGCCATTTTCCTGTAGATAACTTCTTTCTAACTCCTTTTTCATTTTTAAAAGTTTTTCCTTTAGATGTTTCTTCTCTTGTTCTTTCATATTTTCCTCCTACATATTTTTTTGTACTAGTTTAACTATTTCAGCGATAAAATCTCCAATTACCGGTAAGTTTAATAGCATAACTCTTTGTAAGAAATAGACCACCATTGCACCTAGTATCGTAAATCCCACAGCTATACCAAAGCCTCTAGCTAGTCCAGCTAAGAAATTTACCATTAAGTATCTTTTGGGATTATTCAATATGCTGATATATTCTGCTATGTTATATTTTTCCATTTGGTGGGAGATTTCTTCACCTTTTTGTAAAAGTTTCTTCTGTAGCTGCAACTTTTTCATGTAAAGATCACCACCTTAATTCTATTATTTTATGATATAGCAATTTATATACTAAAGTTTAAATATAAAAAATAAGGCTGTCTCAATCAGGCATATTTTGCCCACGAGACAACCTCACATAACTAAAATCCTTTATGTCATTTAATACACCCAGGAATCAACCTTTCTAATTCTGAAAAAAACTCAGAATTAGATATTTCTACCCATTTTGCATCTTCAATTTTAGTCTCCCCCGCACTTCCTAACGCAGCAACAGACATAGACATAATAACTCTATGGTCTTTTTGACAGTTTAAAACAGTTCCATTTAATTGAGTCTTCCCTCGTACTATAAACCCATCTTTTAACTCTTTTATATCCGCCCCTAGTTTATTAAGGTTTGAAACTGTGTTACTTATTCTATCACTTTCCTTAACTCTTAATTCCTCTGCTCCTCTAACCTTAGTAATACCATCGGCATAAGCTGCTAAAACTGCAATTAAAGGTAGCTCATCAATTAAGTTAGCCACCATATCTTGCGATATTTCAATCCCTTTTAAACTAGAGGGCTTTATCCGTATGCAGCCCACTAACTCATCGTTCCATTTCTTTGTATCGAAAACTTCAACTTTAGCATTCATAGCTTTTATAACTTGTAAAAAACCTGTTCTAGTGGGGTTTAATCCGACATCTTTAACTGTCAACTCAAAACCTTTAACAAGTGCAGCTGCAATCATAAAAGCTGCTGAAGAAAAGTCACCACAAACATTATACTCTCCCCTGACAATTGGTTTTTGAGGTCCTTTAATTTTTAAGTATGGGTATTGATTTATTAGGCTAACACCATAATGCTTTAGCATAATCTCAGTATGATCTCTAGATTTTGCTGGTTGTTTTATTTTAACCTTGCCACAACCAAGCAGCGCTGCAAAAAGTAAGGCCGTTTTCACCTGAGCGCTAGCCACAGGCATATCGTAGAAAATCTCTGTATATTTACGCCGATTTGGCTTTATTGTAATAGGCAATTTCCCATCGCTTGATTCAATATCGAGCCCTAGATCCTGTAATGGTAAAACAATCCTATCCATCGGCCTTTTAGATAATGAAGCATCGCCTACTAAAGTTGCTTCAGCACCTAAAGATGCTGCAACGACACCAATCAGCCTAGCTGTAGTGCCTGAGTTTTCGCAGTCTAAAACAACATTATTTTTTTTAGTTTTTTCTTCCATCTTAATTATAACTGTGTTCTCATTTCTAATAACTTTAAAGCCTAAATTCTCCACACACCTTAGGGTTGCTTGACAGTCTTTTGCCAATGAAAAATTATTGATTTTTATTGTTCCTTTACTTAGCGCCGTTAACATCGCTATCCTATGACTTATTGATTTGTCGCCACCAGGTGTATAAACAGTATTATAAACCTTATCCCCTTTTGAAATAACCAACATCGCCGTTAACCTCCGCAAATTTATTCCAACACATATTTAAAAAATTTAAGGTAACTTTTTCCGTAGCCCAGCCTTTTGCCAATGGATAAATAAATACCAATTTGTCTTTATCTGCCTTTTTGTCATAGCATAAGTTTTGTTGTACATACTTTGTAAAAACACTATACTTTATGCCTGGAAGTATGGGCTTTAATAACTCGTAATATTTAGTGGCATCGTTAATACCTAGTTTTCCTTTATAAAAAGCAACAAACAGAGCAAAGTTTAGTCCAATTGCCACAGCTTGACCATGGCCTAGGGGATGTTTGCACTGCTTCTCTATGGCATGTCCTATAGTATGCCCAAGGTTTAGTGCCACCCGTTTACCTTTTGTATCAAAAAAGTCGTCATCTACATATTTTTCTTTTATCCGAAAGCACAGCGGCACTAAATTATTATATTTAGATATATCTCCATTTAAAATTGACTCTATATCCCCCTTGGCATCAACAAAATCATCAGGTTGTAGCATCACATACTTTGCTACTTCCCCAAGACCATTATATACTTCTTTTTTGGGCAAACTCCTCAAAACCGAAGTATCTATACCTATAACATCAGCTGGATAAAAGCTCCCGAGCTGGTTTTTATATTCTCCAAAATTCACAGCTGTTTTACCGCCATAAGCACTGTCAACCTGCGCAATGATCGTTGTAGGTAAATAGCAAAGTTTTGCACCCCTTTTATAGATTGATGCAAAAAAACCTGCTAGATCTAAAACTGCACCACCGCCTATAGCAACTGCCCAATCACCACGATTAAGTTTAAAATCCAACGCTTTTTCAGCTAAAATTTTCACAAAATCCAATGACTTCTTTTCTTCCGGGTTCTTCACCAAAACTTCATCTACATTCTGAAAATTTTTCTTAAACGACGCTAGTTTATCAGCATATAACTCTTTTATCCTGTGATCTATCACCAACATAGCTCTATCGTCAGCTAATTCTTCAGCGCACTGCTTCCAGCTGCTTTTTCCAAAAAAACATCTACTAGTTCTCATAATCCTTTTGCCTTTCTACCCGTCTAACATAGTTTTTGAAATTATTTTTAACATCATTTAACGAGTCTCCCCCAAACTTTTCTAAAAACACCCTTGCTATTTCTATAGCAGTTACTGAGCTAACAACCACAGATGCTGCTGGAACAACTGTTGTATCGCTTCTTTGGTAGTCGGTTACTGTTTCTTTATAAGTTTCAACGTTATAGGTTCTTAGTCCCTTTAAAACTGTTGGGATAGGCTTAATTGCCGTTGTAAAGCAGATATGTTGACCATTTGACATGCCGCCTTCAATGCCCCCTGCGTTGTTAGTAATCCTATAGATTTTTTTATTTTCATCTAAAAATATCTCATCATGATACTGGCTACCTTTAAGCTTGGATCCTTTAAACCCTATGCCAAATTCAACCCCTTTGACAGAAGGTATTGACATGACTTGACTAGTCAATCTGCAATCTAACTTTTTGTCCCATTGGGAGTAACTACCTAGCCCCATAGGTAGATTTCGAACCTCTGTGTATACCTTGCCACCAAGACTGTCTTTCTCTTCTTTTGCTTTGTCGATTTCTTTTACCATTTCTTCATGGTTGTCAAACGGGCAGTATACCGGAGAATTATACACCAAATCCTTAGGTACGTTTGATTTTATAGCTGAAGATATAGTTCCTATACTATATACATACGAAACTATAGTAATATTAAATTTCTCTAGTAATTGTTCAGAAATAGCACCTACAGCAACCCTGATTGCTGTTTCTCTAGCGCTCGCTCTTTCTAGAACATCTCTACAATCACTTAAATTATATTTATACATACCCACTAAATCGGCGTGTCCTGGCCTAGGTGTACAATATTTCATCTTATCATCGTCATTATAAATCTCCCTATAATTATACCAGTCCTTATTTTCTATAACTAATCCAATGGGCGCACCTGTAGTATATCCGCCTCTTACACCAGAATAAATATTAACCTTGTCCTTTTCAATTTTCATTCTATTGCCCCTACCATACCCACCTTGCCTTAGTCTTAGAACATTGTTAATTTTATTGACATCTATATCTAACCCTGCTGGTATTCCCTCAATAATCGCAATTAAGCCCTTATTGTGGGACTCCCCTGCTGTTAGGTACCTCATATGAATCCTCCTTTGCCCACCTTTTATATAATAATGTGGCCAAAACTGCACTTAAAATCCTAAAAATTAGCACCCAGTGCCATGCAGCTCCTATCCTAGCAAAAACGATTGTTTCTTCTAAAATTGCGTGGCAAATTCCCACAAAAATTAGCAGTCCAGTTAACTCTTTCTTAGTAAAGTTTTGCTCTTTTGCTAAGCTCATAATTACCCCTGCACCATAAGTTAGTCCAACGAAAAGTCCTACGCTCAACGGAACTGCAGTTTCCTTAGGAAGCCCTAACCCTCTAGTTAAGGGTGCAAATAAATTCCCTATTTTATCTAACACCTTAAATTCTTTTAAAAACTCGATAACTATAAGTAATGGTACAATAATAACTGCCAAGTTTATAATATCTAACGTCGCCATCTTCAAACTTTCTAATAGAAATATAATCATTTCAGTTTTACATCCTTTATAAAATTTGTCCTAAAATAATTCCCGCTATTATAGACATAACAAGCCGACTCCCAACTACAAGCAAAGGTTTTGCACCTGTCTTTTTAGCTATCACAGTCTCAGTTAGCATACTATGGCATATAGCAACCATTGTTGATAAAATCGTTAGCTCAACAGCGCTAAAATCAAGGCTAAGCATAGCAGCTACAGCCCCATAAACAGTAGTTAGATTACCAATAATTAAAACTAAAGCAGCTTCTCCAGGCAAAGAAAATATTGACATAACCGGCATTAACACATCAGCTAGGCTTTCTAAAAAACCCAAATACTCCAAAAAATTAACCAAGGTAATAATAGGTATCATTACCTTGGCTAACTCCCAAACTACAGAAAGCCCATTCTTTGAGCCATCTCTTATAATTTTAAGTAGTTTCACTTAAATCATTCTCCAAATTATTCCAGTCATCGGAGTTTATCATTTCTAGCTGCGCTTCTAGTAGTGTTCTAAATCTAGTTCTAAATACATGAGATTGTTTTGCCATCTCTTCCACATCTGAGTGTATTTTTCTAGCCTTTGTTATAGCTTCTTCAACAATTTTCTTTGCTTCTCTTTCTGCTTCTCTTCTTATAAGTTCGCCTTCTCTGCTGGCATTTTGCTTAACTTCCTCTGCAGTTTCCTGGGCGACAACTATTGCATTATGTAGCGTATCCTCAATTTTTGAGTAATGTTCTAATTTCTCGGTTAAATCCTTCGAATTTTTTTCTAAATCTTGCTTTTCCTTCATTACACGTTCATAATCATCTACTATTTGATCTAAAAACTCGTTAACTTCATCTTCATTAAAACCTCTAAACGATTTACTAAATTCCTTATTGTGGATATCTAAGGGGGTTAGTGACATTAATTAGCACCTCCGATTTGAATGTTTATTTCTTATGTAATATTTCTACATTTTACCTTCAAATCCTTTTTATTTTTACATAAATCTATTTAATTCTAAGTGAATCCTACCTTTTCTAGTTTCTCCACCACAAGCGGCTAACTCCACTCTTCCTTTTCCCCTTAGAGAAATTATATCTCCTTCCTCTAGAGTAAAAGAAGGATTTTTGATAGTCTTCCAGTTCACCTTAACCCGTTCACCTTTAATAAGGCCAGATAGCTTTGTACGGGATAGACCAAAACCTAACCCTGAAACAGCATCTAACCGTAAAGAAGCTACTGTTCCTTTTATTTTTTTTATTTTGATATCCTCAACTTTAAGTTGGTGTGGATATATTTCTTTAACCTTAACGCTTACATTCCCAACTTTTTCTAGGTTAAGTTTTACAAAATCTACAAGGCTATCGTCTATTACCGCTTGACAACCATCTTCAGATACGATGATGTCTCCCAATTTCTCCCTGCTTATACCTAGCCCTAAAATACTACCTAGAAAATCCCTATGACTATATTTTTTGGGAAAACTTCCATTTATCTCAATACAACTGATACAATCTTCAACATCGTCTTTATGCAAAAAGTCGGGGAAAAAAACAATTCTGGCCCTTTCAGCCCCTTGATACCCACCGCTGACAAAATGTTTTATGCCAAATAAACCTTTTGTAATCTTTAAGACTGTGTCTCTGTAGTATGGATCTAAAAAATCAGTTTCCTTTACCATGTTTTTTTGCTGGGCTAACTCTGCGGCATCTAAAGATTTTGCAATTGTTACCTTATCAATCTCTTTATCTAGTAGCTTAAATATCTTTTCCCGTTCTATCATTAACTAACCTCCATTATAAAAGCGTCATTAATAAGTTTCTTAATATCCTAATAAGCACAAAGGCTAAGATAGGTGATAAGTCTAGGTACCCTCCTCCTGCTTGCACCGGCGGAACTACATTTCTTATTGGCTTTATAACTATGTTTGTGATAGACCAAATAACTTCCATTATATCTCTAACTGTTTTGTTATGCATCGGTATTGGGAACCAACTTGTTATCACCCTTACTAATAATAAAATCCAAAACAAATGAAGTATTGCGTCTATAGCTATTAACACCTGTTGTGGCATTTTTTTCCCTCCTAACTAAAAATTTTACTGCCTATTCTAATTATTGTAGCTCCTTCTTCAACTGCTACTTGATAATCGTTAGTCATTCCCATAGAAAGTTCCTTTATGTTTGAATAGCCATTATCCTTAAGTTTATTTCTAAGCTCTTTTAAGCCTTTAAATACATATCGCACTTCTTCTGGGTTATCAGTAAGTGGCGCCATAGTCATAAGGCCTGTTATGCTCAAGTTTGGAAGTTCGCTACAGCTATCTAAAAAGCTAAAAACTTCCTCAACGAGTAAGCCATGCTTACTCTCCTCTTTAGCCACATTAACCTGAACTAAACCCTTTTGCACTATACCTTTCTTTTTAGCTCTTTTGTCTATTTCTTTTGCTACCTTCCAACGATTTATGGAATGTATAAGCTGCACCTTTCCAACGCAATCTTTTACCTTTCTAGTTTGCAGATGCCCAATAAAGTGCCAGTTAGCATCAGGAAAATGTTCTTCCTTTATTTTTAAATTTTCTGTACGACTTTCTCCAAAATTATTAATACCATTACTATATAACGCATTCATCTTGTCAACCTCAGCATATTTAGTAACTGGTACAATTTCTACCTTTCTTTCTGTAAGTTGTGATACTTCTTTTACAAGTGTTTTGTAATTTGCTAGCACAGTCATATGTATTTCACCTCATCTAATCTTCTGTCCTATGTTCACTAGTTTTGGATTCAATATCACTTCTGAACTTTCGGTCAACCCATGAACCCACACGTATTCACTATCTTTTTCCATGACTATAACTTCTTTAAAATCCACTTTGTTTCTATTTACTAAGTAAACTCCTTCCTGTCCTTCATGCTGAACTAAAGCTTGTAAAGGTAGCTTGATACCTTCAAGTGTATCAAGTATAAAAAAAACCTCGCTAAATCGCTCACCGAAAAAATCTTCTTTTATATTTCGTGGTTTAAGATGAACAAATGCATAATCACCTTGTGCAACACTATCGAAAATATCAGCCGTTAACATTTGACTAACACTCTCACTGATTATTTTCACCCTCACACTGCTCAATTCCTGCATTTTTTCAAATTTTTCTTTTTGCATTTTGACAATCAAGTCACTATTAAAATTATCTATAACCTTAAATAGAGGCTCGCCCGAGCTACTGCTAGAAATAGTTTGACGGGCATAATCATCTTGTTGTTCAAAAACATTTATTAGTTCACGATTGTCTAATCCGGTTTCGATATATTCAAGCCCATCATTGTAGAATACAATTAAACCTGATTTTGGCGTCTCAATTTCTGTTTGGCCAACAGTTCCAATAATCTGTTCTTTCCTAACTCTTTGAAACTGCTTAATTTCAGTATCTAAACTCCCGCTTGTTGGGCTATAAACCACCTTCTCATCCCAAAGGAAAACTCCGTCACCATAAACTCCTCGCTGCGCCGATGCCATTTCAATATGTTCCGTTATTATCATTTGACTAACTGCAAAATCTCTAATCCATAAAAATCCTTGACTGGCTAAAAATAAAAAGACTGCAGCTATAACGAAAAATATAACCGCCTTAATAGGTGAAGGGCGATTAGGGTTTTGGTTTTTAGCCTTGCCCCCAGAAACAACGGAGAACCCTTTACTGTTTCTCTTACGGTTATTCATTTTATCACCCCTTTATTTTATAAGCTTATCCAACTCTAGTTTGAATGTCTTAATATCTTTAAAATCTTTATAAACAGATGCAAAACGGACATAAGCAACCTCATCAATTTGCTTAATCTTTTCCATAAGCATATCTCCCAAATCTTTACTTTTAATTTCATTAACTAAATTATTAGCCATTTCTTTTTCAATTTCCGACACTAAGTTTTGAAGCTCTTTTATGTCAACGTTTCTTTTCTCAAACGACCTGGTTAAACCTC from Proteinivorax hydrogeniformans harbors:
- a CDS encoding TraR/DksA C4-type zinc finger protein; translation: MKEQEKKHLKEKLLKMKKELERSYLQENGSLRDQTQDLSTYDNHPGELASELYEKEKDLALKDNSDAEIKKIDDALKKIDSDQYGLCDSCGSEIENQRLEAIPYTTICAQCGKASSQKHLDSSQY
- a CDS encoding YggT family protein, with protein sequence MPQQVLIAIDAILHLFWILLLVRVITSWFPIPMHNKTVRDIMEVIWSITNIVIKPIRNVVPPVQAGGGYLDLSPILAFVLIRILRNLLMTLL
- a CDS encoding DivIVA domain-containing protein; amino-acid sequence: MSLTPLDIHNKEFSKSFRGFNEDEVNEFLDQIVDDYERVMKEKQDLEKNSKDLTEKLEHYSKIEDTLHNAIVVAQETAEEVKQNASREGELIRREAEREAKKIVEEAITKARKIHSDVEEMAKQSHVFRTRFRTLLEAQLEMINSDDWNNLENDLSETT
- the nrdR gene encoding transcriptional regulator NrdR — protein: MKCPYCASVESKVLDSRPTEDKSSTRRRRECNKCSKRFTTYEKTEEPPVIVIKRDGTRELFQRQKVLRGLTRSFEKRNVDIKELQNLVSEIEKEMANNLVNEIKSKDLGDMLMEKIKQIDEVAYVRFASVYKDFKDIKTFKLELDKLIK
- the aroC gene encoding chorismate synthase, which encodes MRYLTAGESHNKGLIAIIEGIPAGLDIDVNKINNVLRLRQGGYGRGNRMKIEKDKVNIYSGVRGGYTTGAPIGLVIENKDWYNYREIYNDDDKMKYCTPRPGHADLVGMYKYNLSDCRDVLERASARETAIRVAVGAISEQLLEKFNITIVSYVYSIGTISSAIKSNVPKDLVYNSPVYCPFDNHEEMVKEIDKAKEEKDSLGGKVYTEVRNLPMGLGSYSQWDKKLDCRLTSQVMSIPSVKGVEFGIGFKGSKLKGSQYHDEIFLDENKKIYRITNNAGGIEGGMSNGQHICFTTAIKPIPTVLKGLRTYNVETYKETVTDYQRSDTTVVPAASVVVSSVTAIEIARVFLEKFGGDSLNDVKNNFKNYVRRVERQKDYEN
- a CDS encoding nucleoside recognition domain-containing protein yields the protein MIIFLLESLKMATLDIINLAVIIVPLLIVIEFLKEFKVLDKIGNLFAPLTRGLGLPKETAVPLSVGLFVGLTYGAGVIMSLAKEQNFTKKELTGLLIFVGICHAILEETIVFARIGAAWHWVLIFRILSAVLATLLYKRWAKEDSYEVPNSRGVPQ
- a CDS encoding YlmH/Sll1252 family protein produces the protein MIEREKIFKLLDKEIDKVTIAKSLDAAELAQQKNMVKETDFLDPYYRDTVLKITKGLFGIKHFVSGGYQGAERARIVFFPDFLHKDDVEDCISCIEINGSFPKKYSHRDFLGSILGLGISREKLGDIIVSEDGCQAVIDDSLVDFVKLNLEKVGNVSVKVKEIYPHQLKVEDIKIKKIKGTVASLRLDAVSGLGFGLSRTKLSGLIKGERVKVNWKTIKNPSFTLEEGDIISLRGKGRVELAACGGETRKGRIHLELNRFM
- a CDS encoding 3-dehydroquinate synthase family protein, translated to MRTSRCFFGKSSWKQCAEELADDRAMLVIDHRIKELYADKLASFKKNFQNVDEVLVKNPEEKKSLDFVKILAEKALDFKLNRGDWAVAIGGGAVLDLAGFFASIYKRGAKLCYLPTTIIAQVDSAYGGKTAVNFGEYKNQLGSFYPADVIGIDTSVLRSLPKKEVYNGLGEVAKYVMLQPDDFVDAKGDIESILNGDISKYNNLVPLCFRIKEKYVDDDFFDTKGKRVALNLGHTIGHAIEKQCKHPLGHGQAVAIGLNFALFVAFYKGKLGINDATKYYELLKPILPGIKYSVFTKYVQQNLCYDKKADKDKLVFIYPLAKGWATEKVTLNFLNMCWNKFAEVNGDVGYFKRG
- a CDS encoding DUF5665 domain-containing protein; this encodes MKKLQLQKKLLQKGEEISHQMEKYNIAEYISILNNPKRYLMVNFLAGLARGFGIAVGFTILGAMVVYFLQRVMLLNLPVIGDFIAEIVKLVQKNM
- the lspA gene encoding signal peptidase II — its product is MLYPVIIIIIIALDQISKLLAYNLMDISESIPLIENFLHITLWTNPGAAFGILPHQRLFFIVVTILVTVVLSYYIYKLPSEKWVLKLAFSLQIGGALGNLIDRIYLGEVIDFIDFKIWSPIFNVADIAIVVGVALFALDVLVFDMIQEKTGEG
- a CDS encoding nucleoside recognition domain-containing protein; the protein is MKLLKIIRDGSKNGLSVVWELAKVMIPIITLVNFLEYLGFLESLADVLMPVMSIFSLPGEAALVLIIGNLTTVYGAVAAMLSLDFSAVELTILSTMVAICHSMLTETVIAKKTGAKPLLVVGSRLVMSIIAGIILGQIL
- a CDS encoding HlyD family efflux transporter periplasmic adaptor subunit; this translates as MNNRKRNSKGFSVVSGGKAKNQNPNRPSPIKAVIFFVIAAVFLFLASQGFLWIRDFAVSQMIITEHIEMASAQRGVYGDGVFLWDEKVVYSPTSGSLDTEIKQFQRVRKEQIIGTVGQTEIETPKSGLIVFYNDGLEYIETGLDNRELINVFEQQDDYARQTISSSSSGEPLFKVIDNFNSDLIVKMQKEKFEKMQELSSVRVKIISESVSQMLTADIFDSVAQGDYAFVHLKPRNIKEDFFGERFSEVFFILDTLEGIKLPLQALVQHEGQEGVYLVNRNKVDFKEVIVMEKDSEYVWVHGLTESSEVILNPKLVNIGQKIR
- a CDS encoding YggS family pyridoxal phosphate-dependent enzyme, with amino-acid sequence MTVLANYKTLVKEVSQLTERKVEIVPVTKYAEVDKMNALYSNGINNFGESRTENLKIKEEHFPDANWHFIGHLQTRKVKDCVGKVQLIHSINRWKVAKEIDKRAKKKGIVQKGLVQVNVAKEESKHGLLVEEVFSFLDSCSELPNLSITGLMTMAPLTDNPEEVRYVFKGLKELRNKLKDNGYSNIKELSMGMTNDYQVAVEEGATIIRIGSKIFS
- the aroA gene encoding 3-phosphoshikimate 1-carboxyvinyltransferase, which produces MLVISKGDKVYNTVYTPGGDKSISHRIAMLTALSKGTIKINNFSLAKDCQATLRCVENLGFKVIRNENTVIIKMEEKTKKNNVVLDCENSGTTARLIGVVAASLGAEATLVGDASLSKRPMDRIVLPLQDLGLDIESSDGKLPITIKPNRRKYTEIFYDMPVASAQVKTALLFAALLGCGKVKIKQPAKSRDHTEIMLKHYGVSLINQYPYLKIKGPQKPIVRGEYNVCGDFSSAAFMIAAALVKGFELTVKDVGLNPTRTGFLQVIKAMNAKVEVFDTKKWNDELVGCIRIKPSSLKGIEISQDMVANLIDELPLIAVLAAYADGITKVRGAEELRVKESDRISNTVSNLNKLGADIKELKDGFIVRGKTQLNGTVLNCQKDHRVIMSMSVAALGSAGETKIEDAKWVEISNSEFFSELERLIPGCIK